One genomic segment of Helianthus annuus cultivar XRQ/B chromosome 14, HanXRQr2.0-SUNRISE, whole genome shotgun sequence includes these proteins:
- the LOC110904350 gene encoding putative pentatricopeptide repeat-containing protein At5g06400, mitochondrial gives MKCLFRFRTVYSNADLLPNHVTNLQFLCHSITTRPSGNPNRKNTEEAHMKNGKEKKDFADLFNEITEILGTHEFNVDNSTGVNQFPIMNKGGVEVRGLLECTEGVCENAYMNQELEMRMRTAHIAERDVSPIVHKATQILRGGESETSVEKRLEEMSVEFDSDVVDKVLKRCFKVPDLALWFFNWIKVKNRSLVTTAIYNTMIYILGEAKKFEVVEELCKEMENNSCKKDIKTWTILISQYGKSNVIGKVLLLFEDMKKSGFEPDLAVYKVMLRTLCNSKRADIAMEFYKEMVSEQMEPNKVSYKLLLDCLAHSGDTNYIRSIANDMIKISQIPEQEVYTCMLKSFCVSSRITEALEVIKDMKNKDIAMEAEHFEMLVNGMCRAGRITDALEIVDILKRKDVIDNKIYESVIHGYLRRNEISKGLELFHKLKDCGQMLTVSTYTELMQHLFRINEYEKGFDVYNAMLETGHEIDSVAVTAVIAGYIQQNRVSEAWDIVKNMEMKGMKLTSKCYMVFIKELCKICRYDEVINVLNHMKGLKLVITDNVFNWIISHFGKKGEFEKLQEVKTIQRTGSNTNETTLDSSSSSVQVQQKDETTLDSVVTCPPSKSFTDRDLHKACKIVSSSMTWCAKEEALQKCDLYITPDLVVEVLRKCSLHGGAALRFFSWVGKIDGYRHTVETYNMAMKIAGKGKDFKHMRSLFNEMVRKDLSVSSDTLTIMILQYGRIGLTEIALKSFNEMKDRGFSPNSSTYKSLIISLCGKKGRKVNEAIEVFTEMIQAGFVPDKELIEIYLECLCEVNNVSEAKKCVKNLRTLGFLTPLAYSLCIRALCRAGNVEEALVMINEVSEKDQNTLNSYVYGSLIHVLLRKGRLQDALDKIESMKQVNIFPTVHVYTSLIVYFFKEKQISKALEVLEKMKQDGCEPTIITYSSLIRGYVSNGKISDAWNVFHKMKNEGPLPDFKTYSMFISCLCKEGKSEEGMQLLSEMLSVGFAPSTVNFRDVFYGLNREGKQSLAQTVLRTKWDLASKRKFLS, from the coding sequence ATGAAATGTTTATTTAGATTCCGAACAGTATACTCGAATGCTGATCTATTACCCAATCATGTCACAAATCTACAATTTTTATGTCATTCAATCACCACAAGACCCTCTGGTAACCCAAATCGGAAGAACACCGAAGAAGCCCATATGAAAAatggaaaagaaaagaaagattttgCCGATCTGTTCAACGAAATCACTGAAATTCTAGGAACCCATGAATTCAACGTGGATAATAGCACCGGAGTTAATCAGTTTCCAATAATGAACAAAGGGGGTGTTGAGGTGAGAGGTTTATTGGAATGCACAgaaggtgtttgtgaaaatgcctACATGAATCAAGAGTTGGAAATGAGAATGAGAACAGCCCATATTGCTGAAAGGGATGTGAGTCCCATAGTCCATAAGGCTACCCAGATTTTACGGGGTGGTGAGAGTGAAACGTCGGTTGAGAAACGCTTGGAAGAGATGAGTGTCGAGTTTGATTCTGATGTCGTTGATAAAGTTCTAAAGAGATGTTTCAAAGTGCCTGATTTGGCTTTATGGTTCTTTAATTGGATAAAGGTTAAAAATAGATCATTGGTCACAACTGCGATATACAATACGATGATTTATATACTTGGAGAGGCTAAAAAGTTTGAAGTAGTTGAGGAGTTGTGCAAGGAAATGGAGAATAACTCGTGTAAGAAAGATATTAAGACGTGGACGATCCTCATTTCTCAATACGGGAAGTCGAATGTTATCGGGAAAGTCTTGTTGCTATTTGAAGACATGAAAAAGTCCGGTTTTGAACCCGATTTGGCGGTTTATAAAGTAATGCTGCGTACACTTTGTAATAGTAAACGAGCCGACATTGCAATGGAGTTCTACAAGGAGATGGTGTCTGAACAAATGGAACCGAATAAAGTTTCATACAAACTGTTATTAGATTGTTTAGCACATTCTGGAGACACTAATTATATCCGCTCGATCGCTAACGACATGATAAAGATTTCCCAAATCCCTGAACAAGAAGTTTACACATGTATGCTTAAGAGCTTTTGCGTTTCGAGTAGAATAACAGAAGCATTAGAAGTCATAAAGGATATGAAGAACAAAGATATCGCAATGGAGGCTGAACATTTTGAGATGTTGGTGAACGGAATGTGTCGTGCTGGTAGGATCACTGACGCTTTGGAAATTGTCGATATATTAAAAAGAAAAGACGTTATTGACAACAAGATCTACGAAAGTGTTATCCACGGGTACTTAAGAAGAAACGAAATCTCCAAAGGACTCGAACTGTTTCACAAGTTAAAAGATTGTGGACAAATGCTTACTGTCTCTACTTACACAGAGCTGATGCAACACCTTTTTAGAATCAACGAGTATGAAAAAGGGTTTGATGTGTATAACGCGATGCTGGAAACAGGACATGAGATAGACAGTGTGGCGGTAACTGCTGTAATTGCTGGTTATATTCAACAAAACCGCGTTTCCGAAGCGTGGGATATTGTAAAGAATATGGAGATGAAAGGAAtgaagctaactagcaaatgttATATGGTTTTCATCAAGGAGTTATGTAAGATTTGTAGGTATGATGAAGTTATTAACGTTTTGAATCATATGAAAGGTTTGAAGTTAGTTATAACAGATAATGTATTCAACTGGATTATATCTCATTtcggtaaaaaaggagaattcgaGAAGTTACAAGAAGTAAAAACGATCCAAAGGACCGGCAGTAACACAAACGAAACCACCCTTGATTCAAGCTCAAGCTCGGTCCAGGTACAACAAAAGGATGAAACTACCCTTGATTCGGTAGTAACATGTCCGCCTTCTAAGTCTTTTACCGATCGGGATCTTCACAAAGCCTGTAAAATTGTGTCATCCTCTATGACTTGGTGCGCAAAGGAAGAAGCTTTACAAAAATGTGATCTTTATATCACACCAGATTTAGTTGTGGAGGTGCTGCGAAAATGCAGCCTACATGGCGGTGCAGCGTTGCGTTTTTTCTCGTGGGTTGGAAAGATAGACGGTTACCGACACACTGTGGAGACGTATAACATGGCTATGAAGATTGCTGGAAAAGGGAAGGATTTTAAGCATATGCGAAGCTTGTTTAATGAAATGGTTAGGAAAGATTTGTCGGTTTCGTCAGACACATTGACGATCATGATTTTGCAATATGGTCGAATCGGTTTGACTGAAATTGCTCTAAAAAGTTTTAATGAAATGAAAGATAGAGGTTTCAGTCCGAATAGTAGTACGTACAAATCTTTGATCATTTCCCTTTGTGGAAAAAAAGGTAGAAAGGTGAATGAAGCGATCGAAGTGTTCACGGAGATGATTCAAGCTGGATTTGTACCCGATAAAGAGTTAATCGAAATATATCTTGAATGTTTATGTGAAGTTAATAACGTGTCGGAAGCTAAAAAATGTGTCAAAAACTTACGTACACTTGGATTTTTGACTCCTTTAGCATACTCGTTGTGTATCAGGGCTCTTTGTCGAGCAGGTAACGTAGAAGAAGCTTTGGTAATGATTAACGAGGTTagtgaaaaagaccaaaatacccttaacaGCTACGTTTATGGAAGCTTAATTCACGTGCTACTTAGGAAAGGACGTTTACAAGATGCATTGGATAAGATAGAATCAATGAAACAGGTAAACATCTTTCCAACAGTTCATGTTTATACATCTCTAATAGTTTATTTCTTCAAAGAGAAACAAATATCTAAAGCTTTAGAGGTTCTTGAGAAGATGAAACAAGATGGGTGTGAACCCACAATCATTACGTATTCATCATTAATTCGCGGTTATGTGAGTAACGGGAAGATTAGTGATGCTTGGAATGTTTTTCATAAGATGAAAAATGAAGGACCGTTGCCCGATTTCAAGACTTATTCTATGTTTATTTCTTGTTTATGCAAAGAAGGTAAGTCTGAAGAGGGTATGCAACTTTTATCTGAGATGTTAAGTGTTGGGTTTGCTCCAAGTACGGTTAATTTTCGTGATGTATTTTACGGATTAAATCGAGAGGGAAAACAGAGTCTAGCGCAAACTGTTCTTAGAACAAAATGGGATCTTGCGAGTAAACGAAAATTTTTaagttaa
- the LOC110904349 gene encoding protein WVD2-like 4 isoform X1, whose translation MEAGNGVYHENNVEDENGVMDVEANVADHENSNEVESSKVEVNGSSEDVNGTKVSNSVKVASNDVAAANKGSLKNNKTVKNGTAASLLTRKPKSHITQSLSFPAKPRTHDSMRTSMDGHPVKGRAALSNAKANANNLANRRAATGVKAKESGPNARVSRPEKSNGNEDGPPSADTLSVATGGQHKNGVLGFSSRLEERAEKRKQFFSKIEEKIHAKEAEKTNLQEKSKESQEAEIKQLRKSLMFKAAPMPKFYKEPPPKVDLKKIPTTRPKSPKLGRNKSNVAATSNGTAVGPHVTKNKTISRNANTTNGDKEAAAVGPKKLIRKPQPKTPSSKTEVKPEKSKEKLVQEEDEQSYESPSPNLIEVK comes from the exons ATGGAGGCTGGAAATGGGGTTTATCATGAAAACAATGTAGAAGATGAAAATGGTGTAATGGATGTGGAAGCCAATGTGGCGGATCACGAAAATTCGAATGAAGTTGAATCATCAAAAGTGGAAGTGAATGGATCTTCTGAGGATGTTAATGGCACTAAAGTATCAAATTCAGTTAAGGTTGCTAGTAATGATGTTGCTGCTGCTAATAAGGGTAGTTTGAAGAATAATAAAACGGTGAAAAACGGCACAGCGGCTAGTCTGTTGACCCGTAAGCCTAAATCCCATATAACTCAAAGTTTATCGTTCCCTGCTAAACCGCGGACCCATGATTCCATGAGGACTAGCATGGATGGGCACCCTGTGAAGGGGCGAGCCGCATTGTCGAATGCAAAAGCAAATGCTAATAATCTCGCTAATAGAAGAGCTGCCACTGGTGTGAAAGCAAAGGAATCGGGTCCAAATGCGCGTGTGTCAAGG CCTGAGAAGTCGAATGGAAATGAAGACGGTCCACCTTCTGCAGACACATT AAGTGTTGCCACTGGCGGGCAGCATAAGAACGGCGTATTGGGATTTTCTTCTAGGCTGGAAGAACGAGCTGAAAAGCGAAAACAG TTCTTCTCAAAGATAGAGGAAAAGATTCACGCAAAAGAAGCAGAGAAAACCAATTTGCAAGAAAAATCAAAG GAAAGCCAAGAAGCAGAGATAAAACAGCTGAGAAAGAGCTTGATGTTTAAAGCTGCACCGATGCCAAAATTTTACAAAGAACCCCCTCCAAAAGTCGACTTGAAGAAG ATACCAACAACACGCCCAAAATCGCCCAAGCTTGGCAGGAACAAGAGCAATGTGGCTGCAACCAGCAATGGGACCGCGGTTGGTCCACATGTCACTAAAAACAAGACCATATCTCGTAATGCGAACACGACAAATGGTGATAAAGAAGCTGCTGCTGTTGGTCCCAAAAAACTGATTAGAAAACCTCAACCCAAAACTCCATCCTCTAAAACTGAAGTCAAACCTGAAAAGTCAAAGGAAAAGTtggttcaagaagaagatgaacaatCCTATGAGAGCCCATCTCCAAATCTTATTGAGGTTAAATAA
- the LOC110904349 gene encoding protein WVD2-like 4 isoform X2 — MEAGNGVYHENNVEDENGVMDVEANVADHENSNEVESSKVEVNGSSEDVNGTKVSNSVKVASNDVAAANKGSLKNNKTVKNGTAASLLTRKPKSHITQSLSFPAKPRTHDSMRTSMDGHPVKGRAALSNAKANANNLANRRAATGVKAKESGPNARVSRPEKSNGNEDGPPSADTFVATGGQHKNGVLGFSSRLEERAEKRKQFFSKIEEKIHAKEAEKTNLQEKSKESQEAEIKQLRKSLMFKAAPMPKFYKEPPPKVDLKKIPTTRPKSPKLGRNKSNVAATSNGTAVGPHVTKNKTISRNANTTNGDKEAAAVGPKKLIRKPQPKTPSSKTEVKPEKSKEKLVQEEDEQSYESPSPNLIEVK; from the exons ATGGAGGCTGGAAATGGGGTTTATCATGAAAACAATGTAGAAGATGAAAATGGTGTAATGGATGTGGAAGCCAATGTGGCGGATCACGAAAATTCGAATGAAGTTGAATCATCAAAAGTGGAAGTGAATGGATCTTCTGAGGATGTTAATGGCACTAAAGTATCAAATTCAGTTAAGGTTGCTAGTAATGATGTTGCTGCTGCTAATAAGGGTAGTTTGAAGAATAATAAAACGGTGAAAAACGGCACAGCGGCTAGTCTGTTGACCCGTAAGCCTAAATCCCATATAACTCAAAGTTTATCGTTCCCTGCTAAACCGCGGACCCATGATTCCATGAGGACTAGCATGGATGGGCACCCTGTGAAGGGGCGAGCCGCATTGTCGAATGCAAAAGCAAATGCTAATAATCTCGCTAATAGAAGAGCTGCCACTGGTGTGAAAGCAAAGGAATCGGGTCCAAATGCGCGTGTGTCAAGG CCTGAGAAGTCGAATGGAAATGAAGACGGTCCACCTTCTGCAGACACATT TGTTGCCACTGGCGGGCAGCATAAGAACGGCGTATTGGGATTTTCTTCTAGGCTGGAAGAACGAGCTGAAAAGCGAAAACAG TTCTTCTCAAAGATAGAGGAAAAGATTCACGCAAAAGAAGCAGAGAAAACCAATTTGCAAGAAAAATCAAAG GAAAGCCAAGAAGCAGAGATAAAACAGCTGAGAAAGAGCTTGATGTTTAAAGCTGCACCGATGCCAAAATTTTACAAAGAACCCCCTCCAAAAGTCGACTTGAAGAAG ATACCAACAACACGCCCAAAATCGCCCAAGCTTGGCAGGAACAAGAGCAATGTGGCTGCAACCAGCAATGGGACCGCGGTTGGTCCACATGTCACTAAAAACAAGACCATATCTCGTAATGCGAACACGACAAATGGTGATAAAGAAGCTGCTGCTGTTGGTCCCAAAAAACTGATTAGAAAACCTCAACCCAAAACTCCATCCTCTAAAACTGAAGTCAAACCTGAAAAGTCAAAGGAAAAGTtggttcaagaagaagatgaacaatCCTATGAGAGCCCATCTCCAAATCTTATTGAGGTTAAATAA